GCTGCCGGCGCCGGAGGCGGTGCTCGACCAATACGACCTGGGCCAGGCCACCTACGCGATGATGCTCGCGGCGGCCGACCTGGGCATCGGCACGGGCCACTCGTCGGTCGGCGACCATGCCAAGGCCCGCGCGATCCTGGGCGTGCCGGACACCCATGACGTGGCCTACCTGATCGGCGTGGGCTATCCGGCCGACCGGCCGCTGCGCCCGCTCCGGCGACCCAACCGCCGTCCCTTCGACGAGGTCGTGCATCGCGGCCGTTGGTGACATCATTTTCGTTCAGTCGCCGTCAAGTGCGCGGTCGTATGGTGAGCCCGAGGTGACACCCCGAGACCAAGGAGCCTTGAGATGCCAACTCGAGTCAACCGGCAGACGGTCGACTTGTCCGAATACCCGGACTTGATCGTCATGTATCTCGGCATGCGGGTGAACCACCTCTACGGCATCCGCACCTTCTTCAGCTTCGGCCGCAAGATCAGCCAGTCGGTGGCCGGCAAGCCCGAGGGGTTGCTGCTGCACGAGCCGGTCTACTACTCGATCTTCCCGATGAACATGGGGATGCGGCAGTACTGGCGGGACCTGCCGTCACTGCTCGAATACGCGCGGACCGCCGAACACCGCGAGTGGTGGATGAGCTTCCTGAAAGACTCGGGCGGCACGGGCTTCTGGCACGAGACCTACGCGGTCAAGGGCGGCATGGAGGCGGTCTACGACGACGTGCCGAAACCGCTGGGCTTCGGCCAGTTCGCGGGGCTGCAGCGCGCGCGTGGGCCGATGTTCGGCTCGGCGGCGCGCCTGGGCCGCACCGACGCGGGCGCCCCGGTCCTCAGCGAGAAGGAACTCTACGAGGCGTAGTCCGCTTGGCGGAGTCGCGGCCCGGGAGGATGACCACCGCGATGAAGGGCTGCCCCCGCCGACCCATCTCCAGGTGCTTCGCCGCTAAGGTCGGTGATCAGGGGGAGGCGTCGATGACGGGGTTGCCCGGCGCTGTGGCGGCGGTCGTGTTCGATTGCGACGGGTTGTTGGTCGACACCGAGACGTGCTGGACCCGCGCCGAGACGGCCATCTTCGCCGAGCACGGGCACGGGTTCGGGATCGCGGAGAAGAAGCTGCTCATCGGTGGCACGCTCGAAGCCGCCGGTGTCGCGATGGCCGCTCGTTTCGGACGGCCCGGGGAAGGTCCGGCTCTGGCAAGCCGACTGCGCGACCTTGTCGCCGGTGAGCTCGCGGCTGGTGCCGATGCGCTGCCGGGAGCGCTTGAACTGGTCAAGACGCTGCGCGAGCGCGTTCCGGTCGCCGTCGCGAGCAACAGCCCGCGCGCCTTCGTCGACGCCGCGCTG
This genomic interval from Asanoa ferruginea contains the following:
- a CDS encoding monooxygenase family protein — encoded protein: MPTRVNRQTVDLSEYPDLIVMYLGMRVNHLYGIRTFFSFGRKISQSVAGKPEGLLLHEPVYYSIFPMNMGMRQYWRDLPSLLEYARTAEHREWWMSFLKDSGGTGFWHETYAVKGGMEAVYDDVPKPLGFGQFAGLQRARGPMFGSAARLGRTDAGAPVLSEKELYEA
- a CDS encoding HAD family hydrolase; amino-acid sequence: MTGLPGAVAAVVFDCDGLLVDTETCWTRAETAIFAEHGHGFGIAEKKLLIGGTLEAAGVAMAARFGRPGEGPALASRLRDLVAGELAAGADALPGALELVKTLRERVPVAVASNSPRAFVDAALDSAGLTDLFEFVYAAEDVERPKPAPDLYLAACAGLGAEPARSVAFEDSRTGVASARAAGMYVIGVPSIPDTTLDTDRTYASLTDDELTAWAAQA
- a CDS encoding nitroreductase family protein, which encodes METWDAIRARRNVRAYTHDPVSDEDLNRILEAGWRAPSASNRQHWDFVVVTDRAQLAELATVWQSAGHIAVAAAAIALVLPAPEAVLDQYDLGQATYAMMLAAADLGIGTGHSSVGDHAKARAILGVPDTHDVAYLIGVGYPADRPLRPLRRPNRRPFDEVVHRGRW